One stretch of Periplaneta americana isolate PAMFEO1 chromosome 1, P.americana_PAMFEO1_priV1, whole genome shotgun sequence DNA includes these proteins:
- the LOC138706751 gene encoding uncharacterized protein isoform X3, giving the protein MLPLAATCLLLLGPSLGGAVKIVPKLEFEDTSPGISPDHSKTFLEKEISVNPGVVKALLEVKVGESLVTIKPDKKGDKDSKTTKILICDAWGECKLHEVVRGKEDDDDDDKDEEDEDEGGKKKLKPVIVTDFDEDPLADKDDDDDGKKKKGKKVPKIPVIVGFKGAVRDDGFPYTGPGTHYGPGVYDHDPGVYDHSPGVYDHSPGVYDHSPGVYDHSPGIPDYGHGDHNYGADGYGHVGWHGYNPTTSGHGSRVDRIPVYYGMKLSPEFHQPYPGLVLDEEASRPYHGRTPTPYGKFYTTTRPGSYHAIITPLGRKTGVRWPPAVAVVGKMDLPQDELTAPTERPSVIKIDGKLGEALAKDEKEQ; this is encoded by the exons GTGGTGCTGTGAAAATAGTTCCGAAATTGGAGTTCGAAGATACGTCCCCAGGGATCAGCCCAGATCACTCCAAGACCTTTCTAGAGAAGGAAATCAGCGTTAACCCCGGAGTGGTGAAGGCACTGTTGGAGGTGAAAGTAGGGGAAAGCTTAGTGACAATAAAACCTGATAAGAAAGGAGATAAGGAttctaaaacaacaaaaattttgATCTGTGATGCATGGGGGGAATGCAAATTACATGAGGTTGTAAGAGGCAaagaagatgacgatgatgatgataaggatgAAGAAGATGAGGACGAAGGAGGTAAGAAGAAGCTGAAGCCAGTCATAGTCACTGACTTCGATGAGGATCCTCTAGCGGAtaaagatgatgacgatgatgggaagaagaagaagggtaAGAAAGTACCAAAGATCCCTGTTATTGTAGGATTTAAAGGAGCGGTAAGAGACGACGGATTTCCTTACACAGGGCCTGGAACGCACTACGGTCCCGGAGTCTACGATCACGACCCCGGAGTGTACGATCACAGCCCCGGAGTGTACGATCACAGCCCAGGAGTGTACGACCACAGCCCCGGAGTGTACGACCACAGCCCCGGAATACCTGATTACGGTCATGGAGACCACAATTACGGGGCCGACGGCTACGGCCACGTTGGCTGGCACGGCTATAACCCTACTACAAGCGGACATGGGTCCAGAGTGGACAGGATTCCGGTATATTACGGAATGAAACTCAGCCCGGAGTTTCACCAGCCGTATCCGGGGCTGGTGTTAGACGAAGAGGCCTCACGGCCGTATCACG GGAGGACGCCCACCCCGTACGGGAAGTTCTACACCACCACAAGGCCCGGCAGCTACCACGCGATAATCACACCCCTCGGACGGAAGACGGGGGTGCGCTGGCCTCCGGCTGTTGCGGTGGTCGGCAAGATGGATCTCCCCCAAGACGAGCTCACGGCTCCTACGGAACGTCCAAGTGTTATTAAGATAGATGGCAAGTTAGGAGAGGCTTTGGCCAAGGATGAGAAAGAACAGTGA
- the LOC138706751 gene encoding uncharacterized protein isoform X1 gives MLPLAATCLLLLGPSLGGAVKIVPKLEFEDTSPGISPDHSKTFLEKEISVNPGVVKALLEVKVGESLVTIKPDKKGDKDSKTTKILICDAWGECKLHEVVRGKEDDDDDDKDEEDEDEGGKKKLKPVIVTDFDEDPLADKDDDDDGKKKKGKKVPKIPVIVGFKGAVRDDGFPYTGPGTHYGPGVYDHDPGVYDHSPGVYDHSPGVYDHSPGVYDHSPGIPDYGHGDHNYGADGYGHVGWHGYNPTTSGHGSRVDRIPVYYGMKLSPEFHQPYPGLVLDEEASRPYHGGYYDDLYHHGPFPEPQGHYPDVIPYDHPYFSGRTPTPYGKFYTTTRPGSYHAIITPLGRKTGVRWPPAVAVVGKMDLPQDELTAPTERPSVIKIDGKLGEALAKDEKEQ, from the coding sequence GTGGTGCTGTGAAAATAGTTCCGAAATTGGAGTTCGAAGATACGTCCCCAGGGATCAGCCCAGATCACTCCAAGACCTTTCTAGAGAAGGAAATCAGCGTTAACCCCGGAGTGGTGAAGGCACTGTTGGAGGTGAAAGTAGGGGAAAGCTTAGTGACAATAAAACCTGATAAGAAAGGAGATAAGGAttctaaaacaacaaaaattttgATCTGTGATGCATGGGGGGAATGCAAATTACATGAGGTTGTAAGAGGCAaagaagatgacgatgatgatgataaggatgAAGAAGATGAGGACGAAGGAGGTAAGAAGAAGCTGAAGCCAGTCATAGTCACTGACTTCGATGAGGATCCTCTAGCGGAtaaagatgatgacgatgatgggaagaagaagaagggtaAGAAAGTACCAAAGATCCCTGTTATTGTAGGATTTAAAGGAGCGGTAAGAGACGACGGATTTCCTTACACAGGGCCTGGAACGCACTACGGTCCCGGAGTCTACGATCACGACCCCGGAGTGTACGATCACAGCCCCGGAGTGTACGATCACAGCCCAGGAGTGTACGACCACAGCCCCGGAGTGTACGACCACAGCCCCGGAATACCTGATTACGGTCATGGAGACCACAATTACGGGGCCGACGGCTACGGCCACGTTGGCTGGCACGGCTATAACCCTACTACAAGCGGACATGGGTCCAGAGTGGACAGGATTCCGGTATATTACGGAATGAAACTCAGCCCGGAGTTTCACCAGCCGTATCCGGGGCTGGTGTTAGACGAAGAGGCCTCACGGCCGTATCACGGTGGGTACTACGACGACCTGTACCACCACGGCCCGTTCCCGGAGCCCCAAGGTCATTACCCAGATGTCATACCGTACGACCACCCTTATTTTTCAGGGAGGACGCCCACCCCGTACGGGAAGTTCTACACCACCACAAGGCCCGGCAGCTACCACGCGATAATCACACCCCTCGGACGGAAGACGGGGGTGCGCTGGCCTCCGGCTGTTGCGGTGGTCGGCAAGATGGATCTCCCCCAAGACGAGCTCACGGCTCCTACGGAACGTCCAAGTGTTATTAAGATAGATGGCAAGTTAGGAGAGGCTTTGGCCAAGGATGAGAAAGAACAGTGA
- the LOC138706751 gene encoding uncharacterized protein isoform X2 yields the protein MLPLAATCLLLLGPSLGGAVKIVPKLEFEDTSPGISPDHSKTFLEKEISVNPGVVKALLEVKVGESLVTIKPDKKGDKDSKTTKILICDAWGECKLHEVVRGKEDDDDDDKDEEDEDEGGKKKLKPVIVTDFDEDPLADKDDDDDGKKKKGPGTHYGPGVYDHDPGVYDHSPGVYDHSPGVYDHSPGVYDHSPGIPDYGHGDHNYGADGYGHVGWHGYNPTTSGHGSRVDRIPVYYGMKLSPEFHQPYPGLVLDEEASRPYHGGYYDDLYHHGPFPEPQGHYPDVIPYDHPYFSGRTPTPYGKFYTTTRPGSYHAIITPLGRKTGVRWPPAVAVVGKMDLPQDELTAPTERPSVIKIDGKLGEALAKDEKEQ from the exons GTGGTGCTGTGAAAATAGTTCCGAAATTGGAGTTCGAAGATACGTCCCCAGGGATCAGCCCAGATCACTCCAAGACCTTTCTAGAGAAGGAAATCAGCGTTAACCCCGGAGTGGTGAAGGCACTGTTGGAGGTGAAAGTAGGGGAAAGCTTAGTGACAATAAAACCTGATAAGAAAGGAGATAAGGAttctaaaacaacaaaaattttgATCTGTGATGCATGGGGGGAATGCAAATTACATGAGGTTGTAAGAGGCAaagaagatgacgatgatgatgataaggatgAAGAAGATGAGGACGAAGGAGGTAAGAAGAAGCTGAAGCCAGTCATAGTCACTGACTTCGATGAGGATCCTCTAGCGGAtaaagatgatgacgatgatgggaagaagaagaagg GGCCTGGAACGCACTACGGTCCCGGAGTCTACGATCACGACCCCGGAGTGTACGATCACAGCCCCGGAGTGTACGATCACAGCCCAGGAGTGTACGACCACAGCCCCGGAGTGTACGACCACAGCCCCGGAATACCTGATTACGGTCATGGAGACCACAATTACGGGGCCGACGGCTACGGCCACGTTGGCTGGCACGGCTATAACCCTACTACAAGCGGACATGGGTCCAGAGTGGACAGGATTCCGGTATATTACGGAATGAAACTCAGCCCGGAGTTTCACCAGCCGTATCCGGGGCTGGTGTTAGACGAAGAGGCCTCACGGCCGTATCACGGTGGGTACTACGACGACCTGTACCACCACGGCCCGTTCCCGGAGCCCCAAGGTCATTACCCAGATGTCATACCGTACGACCACCCTTATTTTTCAGGGAGGACGCCCACCCCGTACGGGAAGTTCTACACCACCACAAGGCCCGGCAGCTACCACGCGATAATCACACCCCTCGGACGGAAGACGGGGGTGCGCTGGCCTCCGGCTGTTGCGGTGGTCGGCAAGATGGATCTCCCCCAAGACGAGCTCACGGCTCCTACGGAACGTCCAAGTGTTATTAAGATAGATGGCAAGTTAGGAGAGGCTTTGGCCAAGGATGAGAAAGAACAGTGA